The Populus trichocarpa isolate Nisqually-1 chromosome 2, P.trichocarpa_v4.1, whole genome shotgun sequence genome has a window encoding:
- the LOC7453937 gene encoding malate dehydrogenase, cytoplasmic isoform X2 produces MARSSLKVLVTGAAGQIGYAIVPMIARGVMLGPDQPVILHLLDIEPAAEALNGVKMELIDAAFPLLKGVIATTDPIEACMGVNIAVMVGGFPRKEGMERKDVMSKNVSIYKAQASALEKHAAEDCKVLVIANPANTNALILKEFAPSIPEKNITCLTRLDHNRALGQISESLDVQVSDVKNVIIWGNHSSTQYPDVNHATVQTSSGEKPVRELVSDDKWLNAEFITTVQQRGAAVIKARKLSSALSAASAACDHIRDWVLGTPEGTWVSMGVYSDGSYGIQPGLVYSFPVTCEKGKWSIVQGLKIDDFSRAKMDATAKELVEEKSLAYSCLN; encoded by the exons ATGGCCAGAAGCTCACTTAAGGTTTTGGTTACTGGTGCTGCTG GGCAAATAGGCTATGCTATTGTTCCAATGATTGCCAGAGGTGTCATGCTAGGCCCTGATCAGCCTGTAATTCTTCACCTGCTTGATATTGAACCTGCAGCTGAGGCCTTGAATGGGGTCAAAATGGAATTGATTGATGCTGCCTTTCCTCTGCTCAAGG GAGTTATAGCTACTACGGATCCAATAGAGGCTTGCATGGGTGTCAACATTGCAGTCATGGTCGGTGGCTTTCCTCGGAAGGAAGGTATGGAGAGGAAGGATGTGATGTCTAAAAACGTGTCAATCTACAAGGCTCAGGCTTCAGCCTTGGAGAAGCATGCTGCTGAAGATTGCAAG GTGCTGGTAATCGCCAACCCAGCTAACACCAATGCACTCATCCTGAAAGAATTTGCTCCTTCAATCCCAGAGAAAAACATCACATGTCTTACGCGACTTGACCATAACAGAGCATTAGGCCAAATATCTGAGAGCTTAGATGTACAAGTTAGTGATGTGAAGAATGTCATCATCTGGGGAAACCATTCTTCAACTCAGTATCCAGATGTCAACCACGCAACTGTACAGACCAGCAGCGGGGAGAAGCCTGTCAGAGAACTTGTCTCTGATGATAAATG GTTAAATGCTGAGTTCATCACCACCGTGCAGCAGCGTGGTGCAGCCGTTATCAAAGCTAGAAAACTATCGAGTGCATTGTCTGCTGCCAGCGCTGCTTGTGATCACATACGCGATTGGGTTCTTGGGACACCCGAG GGAACATGGGTTTCCATGGGGGTGTATTCTGATGGATCTTATGGGATTCAACCTGGCCTTGTATATTCTTTCCCAGTTACCTGCGAGAAGGGCAAATGGTCCATTGTGCAGG GACTCAAGATTGACGATTTCTCGAGGGCGAAGATGGACGCAACAGCAAAAGAGCTTGTGGAGGAGAAATCGTTGGCCTATTCATGTCTCAATTGA
- the LOC7483816 gene encoding 60S ribosomal protein L15, whose protein sequence is MGAYKYVSELWRKKQSDVMRFLQRVRCWEYRQHPSIVRVTHPTRPDKARRLGYKAKQGYVVYRIRVRRGGRKRPVPKGIVYGKPTNQGVTQLKFQRSKRSVAEERAGRKLGGLKVLNSYWINEDSTYKYFEVILVDAAHNAIRNDPRINWICNPVHKHRELRGLTSAGKKYRGLRGRGHLHHKARPSRRATWKRNQTLSLRRYR, encoded by the exons ATGG GGGCTTACAAGTATGTTTCGGAGCTATGGAGGAAGAAGCAATCGGATGTTATGAGGTTCTTGCAGAGGGTGAGGTGCTGGGAATACCGTCAACATCCTTCGATTGTGCGTGTCACTCATCCTACTCGTCCTGACAAGGCTCGCCGTTTGGGATACAAGGCAAAACAg GGGTATGTTGTCTATCGAATCCGTGTGAGGCGTGGTGGTAGGAAGAGGCCTGTTCCGAAGGGTATTGTTTATGGCAAGCCAACAAACCAGGGTGTTACCCAGCTCAAGTTCCAGCGTAGCAAGAGGTCAGTTGCTGAAGAGCGTGCGGGGCGGAAATTAGGTGGGCTCAAAGTTCTCAACTCATACTGGATTAATGAG GATTCCACGTACAAATATTTTGAGGTTATCCTGGTCGATGCTGCTCACAATGCCATTCGCAATGATCCAAGGATCAATTGGATCTGCAATCCTGTCCATAAACACAGAGAGCTACGTGGTCTAACATCTGCTGGAAAGAAGTACAGGGGTCTCCGAGGAAGGGGACACTTGCATCACAAGGCACGGCCTTCCAGGAGGGCAACGTGGAAAAGGAACCAAACTCTTTCCCTCCGTCGGTATCGGTGA
- the LOC7453936 gene encoding cell number regulator 6 has product MMDQDDHHAKRSRRYVPLTREQEAPVEDIEPGELNQPINVSQRKCIECGQYLPERYEPPADEDWTTGILGCLEDTDGCFTGLFCPCVLFGRNVELREDIPWPSACVGHAVCVEGGIALAAATAFCNGIDPNTSVLICEGLLFAWWVCGIYTGLFRESLQKKYHLKNSPCDPCMVHCCLHWCALCQEHREMRNHLSDPADMQMTVVNPPPVQEMKSGESQDSASSAPDAPSVQSSGNGEHTGLEIQPV; this is encoded by the exons ATG ATGGATCAAGATGATCATCATGCAAAACGTTCTCGTCGGTACGTGCCATTAACAAGAGAGCAAGAAGCACCCGTGGAAGATATTGAACCTGGAGAACTCAACCAGCCCATTAATGTCTCTCAG AGGAAGTGCATTGAATGTGGACAATATCTACCAGAAAGGTATGAGCCTCCTGCTGATGAAGATTGGACAACTGGGATTCTTGGCTGCCTTGAAGATACTGATGGTT GTTTCACAGGATTATTTTGTCCATGTGTGTTGTTTGGAAGGAATGTTGAACTGAGAGAAGATATTCCTTGGCCCAGTGCATGTGTTGGTCATGCAGTGTGTGTAGAAGGTGGAATTGCACTTGCAGCAGCCACTGCTTTCTGCAATGGTATTGATCCTAACACTTCAGTTCTCATTTGTGAGGGCCTCTTATTTGCATGGTGGGTTTGTGGCATTTACACTGGCCTCTTTCGAGAATCACTGCAGAAGAAATATCATCTCAAG AATTCTCCGTGTGATCCATGCATGGTGCACTGTTGCCTGCATTGGTGTGCCTTGTGTCAGGAGCACAGGGAGATGAGGAACCATCTGTCTGACCCTGCTGATATGCAGATGACTGTTGTTAACCCTCCTCCCGTTCAGGAGATGAAATCTGGCGAGAGCCAGGACTCTGCTTCATCTGCACCTGATGCTCCGTCTGTACAATCTTCTGGAAATGGTGAACATACTGGTTTAGAGATACAGCCTGTGTAG
- the LOC7453939 gene encoding malate dehydrogenase, cytoplasmic, producing the protein MPKDAVRILVTGAAGQIGYALAPMIARGIMLGPDQPVILHLLDIQPVAESLKGVRMELIDAAFPLLQGILATTDVNEACKGVNIAVMVGGFPCKEGMERRDVMHKNVPIFKAQASALEQHAAPDCKILVVANPANTNALILKEFAPSIPVKNITCLTRLDHNRALSHISERLNVDVRDVKNVIIWGNHSSTQYPDANYAIATTDIGEKSVRELVADDHWIDYEYINSVRERGAEIIKARKLSSALSAASAACDHVHDWIIGTAKGTWVSMGVYSDGSYGIQPDIIYSFPVTCQKGEWSIVQGLKINEFSREKMDTSMKELTREESLAYSCLNQT; encoded by the exons ATGCCAAAGGATGCTGTCAGGATTTTGGTTACTGGGGCTGCAG GGCAAATAGGCTATGCTCTTGCCCCAATGATTGCAAGAGGAATCATGTTAGGGCCAGATCAGCCCGTAATCCTGCACTTACTTGACATTCAACCTGTTGCCGAGTCCTTGAAAGGGGTGAGAATGGAACTAATAGATGCTGCCTTCCCTCTTCTCCAAG GTATTCTCGCTACAACGGATGTCAATGAAGCTTGTAAAGGTGTTAACATTGCTGTTATGGTCGGTGGTTTTCCATGTAAGGAAGGAATGGAAAGGAGAGATGTGATGCATAAAAACGTACCAATCTTCAAGGCTCAAGCTTCAGCTTTAGAACAACACGCTGCTCCTGATTGCAAG ATCCTGGTGGTTGCCAATCCTGCAAACACTAATGCACTCATTTTGAAAGAATTCGCCCCTTCAATCCCAGTTAAGAATATCACATGTCTTACTAGACTTGACCATAATCGAGCCCTAAGTCACATCTCCGAGAGGCTAAATGTTGACGTTAGAGATGTAAAGAATGTAATCATATGGGGAAATCATTCTTCAACCCAATATCCAGATGCCAATTATGCCATTGCCACCACCGACATTGGAGAGAAGTCTGTCAGAGAACTTGTTGCTGATGATCATTG GATAGATTATGAGTACATCAATTCGGTGCGGGAACGTGGTGCTGAAATCATCAAAGCCCGGAAACTGTCAAGCGCATTGTCTGCTGCAAGTGCTGCTTGCGACCATGTACATGACTGGATTATTGGCACTGCCAAG GGAACTTGGGTTTCCATGGGAGTGTATTCTGATGGTTCTTATGGTATCCAACCTGACATCATCTACTCATTTCCTGTTACTTGCCAAAAAGGAGAATGGTCAATTGTGCAGG GTCTCAAGATTAATGAGTTCTCAAGAGAGAAGATGGATACAAGTATGAAAGAACTAACTAGAGAAGAGTCATTGGCTTATTCATGTCTCAATCAAACATAA
- the LOC7453937 gene encoding malate dehydrogenase, cytoplasmic isoform X1, with product MDHAVLLQKILVVSFIVALFWKIIRYMCNLLNVEKEPVRVLVTGAAGQIGYAIVPMIARGVMLGPDQPVILHLLDIEPAAEALNGVKMELIDAAFPLLKGVIATTDPIEACMGVNIAVMVGGFPRKEGMERKDVMSKNVSIYKAQASALEKHAAEDCKVLVIANPANTNALILKEFAPSIPEKNITCLTRLDHNRALGQISESLDVQVSDVKNVIIWGNHSSTQYPDVNHATVQTSSGEKPVRELVSDDKWLNAEFITTVQQRGAAVIKARKLSSALSAASAACDHIRDWVLGTPEGTWVSMGVYSDGSYGIQPGLVYSFPVTCEKGKWSIVQGLKIDDFSRAKMDATAKELVEEKSLAYSCLN from the exons ATGGATCATGCTGTATTGCTTCAGAAAATTCTTGTTGTTTCATTTATTGTTGCTCTTTTTTGGAAGATAATTAGATATATGTGCAACCTCCTTAATGTAGAAAAAGAACCTGTGAGGGTTCTTGTAACTGGTGCTGCAG GGCAAATAGGCTATGCTATTGTTCCAATGATTGCCAGAGGTGTCATGCTAGGCCCTGATCAGCCTGTAATTCTTCACCTGCTTGATATTGAACCTGCAGCTGAGGCCTTGAATGGGGTCAAAATGGAATTGATTGATGCTGCCTTTCCTCTGCTCAAGG GAGTTATAGCTACTACGGATCCAATAGAGGCTTGCATGGGTGTCAACATTGCAGTCATGGTCGGTGGCTTTCCTCGGAAGGAAGGTATGGAGAGGAAGGATGTGATGTCTAAAAACGTGTCAATCTACAAGGCTCAGGCTTCAGCCTTGGAGAAGCATGCTGCTGAAGATTGCAAG GTGCTGGTAATCGCCAACCCAGCTAACACCAATGCACTCATCCTGAAAGAATTTGCTCCTTCAATCCCAGAGAAAAACATCACATGTCTTACGCGACTTGACCATAACAGAGCATTAGGCCAAATATCTGAGAGCTTAGATGTACAAGTTAGTGATGTGAAGAATGTCATCATCTGGGGAAACCATTCTTCAACTCAGTATCCAGATGTCAACCACGCAACTGTACAGACCAGCAGCGGGGAGAAGCCTGTCAGAGAACTTGTCTCTGATGATAAATG GTTAAATGCTGAGTTCATCACCACCGTGCAGCAGCGTGGTGCAGCCGTTATCAAAGCTAGAAAACTATCGAGTGCATTGTCTGCTGCCAGCGCTGCTTGTGATCACATACGCGATTGGGTTCTTGGGACACCCGAG GGAACATGGGTTTCCATGGGGGTGTATTCTGATGGATCTTATGGGATTCAACCTGGCCTTGTATATTCTTTCCCAGTTACCTGCGAGAAGGGCAAATGGTCCATTGTGCAGG GACTCAAGATTGACGATTTCTCGAGGGCGAAGATGGACGCAACAGCAAAAGAGCTTGTGGAGGAGAAATCGTTGGCCTATTCATGTCTCAATTGA